AATGCTACATGTATATTAATTCAAACAACAATGATTAGAATGACAAGATTTAATAGAGAACAAATTTAAGCTAGAAATTTTTATTTTTCGCTTTCTTAGGGGATTAACTAATTCCAGTATAGTCATGGACTGTGACGGAATCTGAAAGCATGTATGTCAGAAAGCACCTAGAGCTTGGAATCAAAACAAGGATCGGAGAGGTGCTTCCTGAAGTCTCGGGAGATTATGCTTGATGAGTACCTGAGCCGCAATCCCACTTGGCTTGTCAAAGATATGCACCTTGAATTCCTTTGATCTGACGATCATTATAATGGGAAAGCACTTCAGAAAATGTAGTAGCAGTTTTGGTGCTCTCACTCAGTGAAAGCCGAGTGACTTTTTATATTTTCTAAGCCCAATGCTACCAAAAAATGCAAGAGCTGCAAGTGCAGGAGCTTAGAAATGCACAATCATGATGCTGCCACTATACCTTGAAAGAGAAACTTCAACTTTTCCATAGTGTGCCAACATTTAGGCTAAACCAAACCATAATGAAGGCTATACTAAGATAAAGTATGTGGATTTTATTGGAAATATATTGTGTAAATAGCAGCTGTTTTTATTGTTAGGATGGGCAAGCCCACCATCAAAGGAAGCACATCACCACACTAACAATATTTTTGACAATATAGATCCTAGTATAGTAGTGGTTGTTGGATGGCACAACTCATTCCATTATTCAGTGTATGCTGAAATAATCATCTTCGTCACATTTCCAATACCATTTAGAAGTCCCTCCTGGCTGCATTTGGAAAAGGTCAAATCTTTCATGATATGCTTAAGGCAATATTTAAATTGGAAGGTTATGCTGGAATCAAATCAAATCACATACGTGTTGGACCAAGGTAGCACCCAAGATGCCACTACAGGATGATGCGTAGAACATACAGATGTTCAGACAATTTTAATTTTATGTGTATCCAATTGAAGATCCAAGTCAGATCACTGGCATTTACTTGGTTACATATTCCAATCTCTCAACAAATGGTGTGAACACAAAGAGAGAACGCATCCTTGCTATGAAGCATTTGAAAATAGCAAATTGAGGACATAGAAAGCACTGTCTTGCTGCCGCTACTAAACGTGACATAGAATGCATAAGAAGAAACGGATGCTTGTGCTATGAAAGATTCAGAAGTACCACTAAATATATAGAAAAAATAAAACATGAAAGGGCAAGTCGTACTGCACAACTCTATTGTATATTGGAAATTAATTTATATTTGTCATTACTGTGGTTTTGGGAGAGGTAGTGAAGCGTGATGGCAAAGGGCCTGAAGCGCAGGAGCACGTTGATATTggccttgaagatgatgatgtgactGCGTTTGCTCGTGGGGGTAATAATATGTCTTACAACACAATGAAGTTTCTCATAAAAATATACACGATGAAGTGCAAGCAGGCTCTGACCATGATTCTGGCAGCATCGGAGGAGGACCATCAAAACTTTGAGGCACACCGCACACGGGGCCATCATCGACGCCCGGATGGCCATGACCTTGCATGCCGACTGGGAGTtgatccctctccctctccctctccatcaACCCCTTCCTGGCCTCTATCATGGCGTCCAAAAGCATCTCAATTTACACCAATTCAAAGCAATTGAACAATTAAGAGCAAGAAGCGTCAAGTGTTCAAGACCAACACCACCTGAACACAACCCAAATACTTCCAGAAGAAGAGAAAATTGGGGGCAAAAAATCGCAGGTGGGGTTGGATTTCGGCGCACCGTTGGAGAAGACTCATCCACCCCCGTGAGTGCCCGCGTCTTCCTGGTCGGAGGAACCGTGCTGGTCACCATCTCCTCCTTCCCCTCCTAGAGTCCTCGATCATCCTTCTCCGCCGCCTCCCCCATCTGCACAAATCCTAACCTATACGAATCAAGAGTAGGCACCTGTTTGTTCAGAAATCCGTGACGAAGCACCATCATACCTCTAGCGTGAGATGAACGGATATGGACCAAGATCTTGCTGACGACATGGGGAATTAACTAGTTTAAGGGTGGCTCAACTCTCTTCAACAACTCGCCCCCACCGTCCTCACCTTTTGGATAGCCTCTCCATCTCTCTCTTGAGGTGACGACAAAGGCGGTCAGTTTGGGAGATATGAGGGGTAGGGACGTAGGGTTCAGGGAGGGGAGGGAGAGGACGGGGGCATCTCTGGACCGTTCTTTGGGGATCAGATGTTAACTCATACCAGCAAAGGAGGGGCCTCCGATTTTGTGCCAGGAATAGCGGCCCACACCACCGGAGCAAGAGGCACATCGGACGTCCAAGAATGATCGGGATGAGCGATTTGACGGCCAAAATCAATGATGGCCTAAGAGAGCTCCTAGGGTGCACAGTTATAATGTTTCTAAATGATCCAAGTATGAAAAGTATGTTACCTCATGCctttccctcatataaaattgcaataatgattatcgttctagttatcgattgcctagggacaaataactttcttgtgtgacaaaagatttctactaaacaactaacttttattCTCTTGCaaattattcgtagttttattctcgcgaagtatttctagttttattcttgttgtAGGTAAATCAAACGTTAagtatgcgtagagttgtatcggtgatcgATTGAACTTGAGGAGatatttgttctatctttagctcctcgttgggttcgacactccataattgatcccctatacttgttggttatcaagacctttttctggcggcgttgccggggagcaatagcgtggggtgaatattcttgtgtgtgtttgtttgcttcatcactaagtagtttttattttcagtTCTAATTTGTTTTATatcttagttatggatatggaacataaaatacaaaaaaaatagttgtacttgctactcatgaagatggAAACACTATTTTGATAATTCCGAAAAAACCCTGTTCCACCTGATAATGGgggacacattggatcaacgtgaatactttaaggattatcgcttgactaaaaaacagaaactcttaTGGAATTAAATTGAATTGTTGGACCGCGGCGCGCAAGATCGAAGACGAAGAGGTGGGGCGATTGGCGTCAAGGGCTTTCCGTCCCAGTGAGAAACAGAAGGGGTTGTATGAAAAGTTAGCGTCAAGTGCCTACAGAAGCATCCAACGCTCCAGTCTGCAAGTTTCCTGATTTTCACTGATAGTTGGTTTTCACTTGATACGTTGCCGAGCTAAAAATCGGATTGGAAGTGGGGACGTGGATCGATCGATGGGGTAAGGACGAACGAAACGAGGTACAAACTCCCCCTTTATTAGGAGTAGAAGAGAAAAGAGCCAAAATACATATTCAATTTGTCAGCAGATCCAATAAAATAACGGCAAACCATCAAAGCCATAAAATACTATCAATCAAAGATACCCTCTGTTCctacgtctttctagagatttctatataagctacatacgaatgtatatagacacattttagagtgtaggtttATTCATTTTGCTCCTATATAGTCCATATTAGAATCTCTATAAAAACGAcgcatatttagaaacagaggaagTTTTTGTTTTCAACATGTGATATATTATTATCAAGATAATGTCTAATACATAAGTCTTTTGCTCTCAAGATATAAAAAGACCaaaaagcaaacaaacacacacacacacacacacacacacacacgaatttGAGCAACATCCGGACACCAGATAGATCAACTCTTTGCAGCACTGTCACCATGTATAATTGATGGATCAGTCTCTTCTGTACTTCCCTTCCGGCCCAATTTATTTTGAAGGAGGATCACCGAAGCCAGCGTAGACACTATAAAGAGTGCGCGCGATGCTAAGCAAGGTTGGTCAGGAAGACGACCGACGTGCCGGATCATGTGCGGGTACTTGTCCAGGATTAGGATACAAAGTTTGTTCCTCTCTTCCACTGTCTTTCGGATGTTTTCCGGCACCGTCAATGGGTCGACGCAGAGCAATGCCTCCAGCTGCTCCTCTCTGCTCATAGCAGCCCAACGTAGATAGTCCGGATGACACTGTGTTTGCGGGGCAATGCATGTCATAAACGCGTGCGCATTAATAATTGCTTATGcatattagggcatgtacaatggttgataagatagtcttatcttaagtcttgcatgtaatttagagaagataaaaaaatatgtctacaatgggtcatatcttagtcttatcttaaataactagttattcctaaaaatatggtgagataaattgtgctaagagatcatctcttgtcttctcttaaataagagaagataagccttttcttatgatttctctcttctccacctcatcatttaccctacgtggcattgctaagatagaatcattgtacatgcccttattacCGTACATTATTAGTAGGAAACTAGTATCAATTAGCCAAAATTTCCACGGAATATGAAATCGATGGTGCTATTTTTATGGGGATTCTTGTAGGATCCCTATCCATGATTAGGGCGTGTAATGTCGTTCAAGTAAAATCGGGCTAGGGCTAGCTATACACAATTGGCAGTTAactgagagatagatcgggcgagatGGATGTGATAGGGCTACCTTGGCAGCAACCTCGCACGTGTCGATGAATCGATGTCGCCCCTCCGCCGCAGCAGAAGAAGAGGTGGCTTGTCGCCCCTGCTGGAGGGCAGCGCGATTGCCGAGCATCATCCTCGCCGCGTGTCGAAGCACCGCCGCCATGGCAGGGCCGGTGATCCAAATCTGTCTCGTTACGTAGGTGCTTACGTTGGAGAGAGATAATAATAGACCGAGGGCAAATCTAGAGAGGCTTATATAGATGGATATAGGCATAGTTTGGAATTGAACACAATTCCCCGGCCGTGTCCAGCCCCAGCCCGACTCGGCCATGGAAACAACAAACCgtcgactcccacacacacaaaaaaaaaaaaaCGTCGACTCGGCCACGGAAACGACCACTTGGAAGCCGACACGTACAAATTCGCAGCCCTTTTCCGCTTTGATTTTTTTCCCACCGGATTTTTAGCCAACAGTCCATCGGGGTTTGGCCCACAATATATGACGCTGATCACGCTCTCTTCCTCCTCAAAATAACCAAGATCCCATGATTAACTCAAAAAAAAAACCAAGATCCCATGAGATTTGGAAAGGATCCACTCATAAACGTGCGCGAGAGACAGAGGGGCCAAAAATAGCGCCGCTTCCTACCAGACCTCCCGATACGTCCGGCCCTGCCCGCCAC
The sequence above is a segment of the Triticum dicoccoides isolate Atlit2015 ecotype Zavitan chromosome 1A, WEW_v2.0, whole genome shotgun sequence genome. Coding sequences within it:
- the LOC119349174 gene encoding uncharacterized protein LOC119349174, translating into MAAVLRHAARMMLGNRAALQQGRQATSSSAAAEGRHRFIDTCEVAAKCHPDYLRWAAMSREEQLEALLCVDPLTVPENIRKTVEERNKLCILILDKYPHMIRHVGRLPDQPCLASRALFIVSTLASVILLQNKLGRKGSTEETDPSIIHGDSAAKS